Within Vannielia litorea, the genomic segment CAGGGCCGCCGAGAGCACCGCACGATCCCCGACATGATTGCACAGCAGGAGAACGAGCCGCGCGTTGAGCGCGGCGCTCTGTGTTTCGGTCAGCCCGTCATGGGCGGCGATCAACTCGGCATAGAAGCCGTCGGGATCAGGGATGTTGGGGGCGGTGTTGAGCATGTCTCACTCCTTGGCCGTGGCGTGGCGCAGGGCGGCGGCGATGGTGGCAGCGTCGGCCTCGGCCCAGCGGGCGGCCACGTGCTGATCGGGGCGGATCAGGTAGAGCGCCGCCGGGGCCTCGCCAAGATACCGCTGGTGGAGGGCACTGGCGGGGCCCTCCGACGGCATGGCGAGCGTGGCCAGCCCATCGGGCAGGCCCTCGGGCGCCGCGCAGTTGAGGCAGAGCAGGGTGAAGCCGCCGCCCAGCCGGTTCAGCAGGAAGCCTTCGGGCAGGGGCGCATCGGGGCAAGGCGCACCGGGACGGGTGCGCGCCGGCCCGCCCGGCAGGGCATCGGCCCCGTTCAGCGGGCCATCGTCGTAGGTGCAGGGCAGCGAGAGGCGGCCGGAGTTGACCAGCGGCCGGGCGAAGGCGTGGTGCTCGGCGAGGTCGAGCACGGCATTGCGGAACATGTGGCTGACGGGTGACTTCGGCGTGATGAAATCTGTCGAGCGGGTCGAGTTGAGGATGTTCTCGTCGGCCCCGTAGCGGCGCTCTTCGCAGTAGGTATCGAGCAGCGCATCGGGGGCCTCGCCGCGCAGCACCATGCCGAGCTTCCAGCAAAGGTTGTCGGCGTCCTGGATGCCGGAGTTCGCCCCGCGCGCGCCGAAGGGGCTGACCTGATGCGCGGAATCGCCCGCAAAGATCACCCGGTCGTGTCGGAATTTCCTCATCCGGCGGCACTGGAAGGTGTAGATTGACGTCCAGACGATCTCGTAGTCGACATCCGCTCCGAGCATGGCGTCGAGGCGGCGGCGGACGTTTTCCTCCTTCAGCTCCTCCTTGCGGTCCACGTCCCATCCGATCTGGAAATCCACGCGCCATTCCCCGTCGGGCTGCTTGTGCAGCAGGGTGGAGGCCCCGGCGCCGTGGGAGGGCTCGAACCAGAACCACCGCTCGGTGGGGAAGGGGGCGGCCATGGTGATGTCGGCGATCAGGAAGCTGTCCTGGAACACCCGGCCCTCGAAGTCGAGCCCGAGGATCTTGCGGGTGGGCGAGCCGGCGCCGTCGCAGGCGACGGCGTAGTGCGCCTCCAGCGTATAGGGGCCTTCGGGCGTGGTGATCTCGAGGGAGACATGGGTGCCGTGCTGGGTGAGGCCGTCGATCCGGTTGCGGCCGCGCAGGTCGATCTGCGCACCTTGTGCATTGGCCTCGCGGATGCGCTCGACAAGGAACTTTTCGAAGTAGGGTTGCTGGAGGTTGATGAAGGCCGGAAATTTGTGGCCGTCCTCGGGCAGAAGGTTGAACTCGAAGACCTTGCGATCTTCGTGGAAGACCTTGCCGAGATTCCACACGACGCCCTTGGCAAGGGCCTTCTCGCCGAAGCCGTAGCGATCGGCGATCTCCAGGCTGCGCTTGGAGAAGCAGATCGCGCGGGAGCCCTGGCCGACGCCCTCGTGGTCGTCGAGCAGAACGACGGGCAGGCCCTGCAGCCCGAGGTCGAGGGCGCAGGCCAGGCCGATGGGGCCGCCGCCGATGATGACCACGGGGTGGCGCACCGGCGTGGCCGCATCCTGATCGGGGTGGCGGGCATAGGGGTAGAGCCTGTGGGCGAGGGGGTAACGGTCCTGGATCATCGGTTCCTCCCGGTGCACGAAATGTCTGCGAAGATGCGGTGGGTCAGCCCTGCAGGGCGGCCCACATCGCCTTGTCGCGCTCGGCGGTCCAGATGCGGGGCGTGTCGATGCCCTGGGCCTCGTCGAAGGCTCGGGCGACGTTGAAGGGCAGGCAGTGCTCGTAGATCGCATAGTCGGCGAACTTGGGATCGCAGGCGGCGCGGACGGCGTCCCAGGCCTCTTTCAGCGTGCCGCCCCGGGCCGCGACCTTGGCGGCGGGCGCGTAGGTGGAGGCGACGAAATCGCGGGTGTTCTCGATGGCGGCATTGACCATCTCGCGCCCGATGAGCGCATCGCCCCGGCCCGGTGCGATGGCGTCGAGATCGTAGGCCTTGATCGCGTCGAGGGTCTTGCCCCAGTCGCCGAAGTGCCCGTCGCCGCAGTAGCAGGCGGAGTGGTATTCGACGATGTCGCCGGTGAACATGACGTTCTGGTCGGGTACGTGGATCACGATGTCACCCGCCGTATGGGCGCGGCCGAGTTGCATGAGATCGACCCTGCGCTGCCCCAGGAACACGCTCATGCGGCCGCTGAAGGTGGTGGTGGGCCAGGTCAGGCCGGGGATGCTCTCATGGCCCTCGAAGAGACGGGGGAAGCGGTCGAACTCGCTGTCCCAGTCCTCCTGCCCGCGTTCGGCGACCATGCTGCGGGCCTTGTCGGACATGATGATCTGATCTGCGCCGAAGGCGGAGGCGCCGAGCACGCGGACGGCGTGGTAGTGGGTGAGCACCACGTGGCTGATCGGCTTGTCGGTGACGGAGCGGACGCAGTCGATCACCTTGTTCGCCAGCCGGGGCGTGGCCTGGGCCTCGACGATCATCACGCTGTCGTCGCCGATGATGACGCCGGAGTTGGGGTCGCCCTCTGCGGTGAAGGCATAGAGACCCTCGCCCACTTCAGTGAAGCTGATGGTCTTTTCGGTCATGTCTCCGGCAGAGGCGAAGGCTTTGGCCATGGTGCGTTTCCTTTTTCGTGGCGCCGAAGAGATCTGATACCTCCGGCGGGGATATTTTCAGCAAGAAGATGAGGCGGTTGGGAGTTGCGGCTTCAGGGTGTGTCGTGCTCTGGTCGGCCCATGAGACGCGTGCATTACGGGTACTGGCTGGCGTTGGCGATCACGGTGGTGATGGCCGCTGTGATGTTGTGGTGGGGGCGCGAGCCGATCTGCAAATGCGGATATGTGAAGCTCTGGCATGGCGCGGTGGTCAGCTCGGAGAACTCGCAGCACATCACCGACTGGTACACGCCGAGCCACATCATTCACGGGCTGCTGTTTTACGGGCTGCTGTGGCTGGTGGCATGGAAGCTGCCGCTGGGCTGGCGTTTTGCCATCGCCACCGCCATCGAGGCGGGCTGGGAGCTGCTGGAGAACACCGACAGGGTGATCGAGCATTACCGGGCCGTTACCATCTCGCTCGATTACTACGGCGACTCGGTGCTGAACTCGGTCTGCGACGTGGCGGCCATGTGGCTGGGCTTTGCGCTGGCGCGGAAACTGCCGGTCTGGGCCAGCGTGGTGCTGGCCCTCGGGTTCGAGGCCTTCACCACCTGGATGATCCGCGACGGGCTGGCCCTGAACGTGCTGATGCTGCTCTGGCCGCTCGAGGCGGTGAAGGACTGGCAGGGCGCGCTCTAGGGCCATTTCACCGCCGGGAGGATCTTGCCGGTGCAGGGGCCGAAGCCGATGCGGTAGCCGTCGCCCTGGGCGTGGCCCTCCAGCGTGAGGGTATCGCCGTCTTCGATGAAGGTGCGGGTCTCACCGGTGTCGAGCGTCAGGGGCTCCTTGCCGCCCCAGGTGACCTCGAGGAGAGAGCCGTAGCTGGATTTGTCTGCGCCCGAGATGGTGCCGGAGCCGAGCAGGTCGCCCGCGTTCATCGCGCAGCCCGAGGTGCTGTGGTGGGCGAGTTGCTGGGCGGCGGAGTAATACATCTCGCTGTAGTTGGTGTTGGAGAAGGTCGTGGCACGGGCCGCGCCCTCGGGCTGGATCGCGGCGGAGAGCTTGATGTCGAAGAGGCCGGGGCGGGGCTCTTCGAGGTAGGGCAGCAGGGGCTTTTCGCGGGCGGGCGTCGAGGTGCGGAAGGGCTCCAGCGCCGCCGTGGTCACGATCCAGGGGCTGATGGTGGTGGCGAAGGCCTTGGCCTGGAACGGGCCGAGGGGCTGATACTCCCATGCCTGGATGTCACGGGCGGACCAGTCGTTGAGCAGGACGTAGCCGAAGATCATCTGCTCGGCCTGGGCCACGCTGACGGGCTGGCCCATCTCGGAGGAGGTTCCCACGACGGCGCCCATCTCGAGCTCGATGTCGAGGCGTTTGCAGGGGCCGAAGCCGGGCATCTCGGCGTCGGGCGCCTTGGTCTGGCCGTTGGGGCGGTGGACCGGCGTGCCGGAGACGACCACAGTGGAGGCGCGCCCGTTGTAGCCGATGGGGATGTGCAGCCAGTTGGGCGGCAGGGCATTCTCGGCCCCGCGGAACATGGTGCCGACGTTGGTGGCATGCTGGCGGCCTGCGTAGAAGTCGGTGTATTCCGACACGAGGAAGGGCATGTGCAGTTCGGCCTCCCCCATCGGCACGAGAAACGGCTGGACGGCGGCAGCCTTGGCGGAGCCTTCGGAGAGCAGCTCGGTCAGGGTGGCGCGAAGCTCGCCCCAGGCGCGTGGCCCGAGTTCCATCACCTCGTTCCAGAAAGGCACATCGAACACCGGCACATCAGCGAGCGTGACCAGGCCGGCCTCTTCGACCGCGGCCATGTCGAGGATCATGTCGCCGATGGCGACGCCGCAGCGGGGCTCGTCATCGCCCCGCGAGAACACGCCATAGGGCAGGTTGTTGAGGGGGAAGGGGTGGTTTTCGGCGTTGGCCGAAGCGACCCAGCTTTTCATCAGGGGCATTGTGCGCGGTTTCCTTGGGGTGATTGGTTGGCATCCACCCTACGCAGGACGCAGGGTGGATGAAACCGACCGGAGTTACTTCTTGCCCGGCGTGCCGTCGAACTTCTTCTCCAGCGTTTCCCAGCAGTCGATGTAGTTGTCCTGCAGGGGCGCCTCGTTGGCCGCGAAGGCGGTGAGGTGCTGGGGAAAGCGGGTTTCGAACATGAAGCTCATGGTGTTGTCGAGCTTGTGGGGCTTCAACTCGGCGTTCGACGCTCCCTCGAAGGCGTCGCGGTCGGGGCCGTGGGGCAGCATCATGTTGTGGAGCGACATACCGCCGGGGACGAAGCCCTGCGGTTTGGCATCATACTGGCCGTAGATGTTGCCCATCAGCTCGGACATGATGTTCTTGTGATACCACGGCGGGCGGAAGGTGTTTTCGGCCACCATCCAGCGCTCGCGGAAGAGCACGAAGTCGATGTTGGCTGTGCCGGGCACGCCGGAGGGGGCCGTGAGCACAGTGAAGATCGAGGGGTCGGGGTGATCGAAGAGGATCGCGCCGACCGGGCAGTAGGTGCTCAGGTCGTATTTGTAGGGCGCGTAGTTGCCGTGCCAGGCGACCACGTCGAGCGGGCTCTGGGCGATCTTCGTTTCGTGGAACTGGCCGCACCACTTGATGGTCAGCGTGGAGGGCACCTCGCGGTCCTCGAACGCGGCCACGGGGGCCTTGAAGTCACGCGGGTTGGCGAGGCAGTTGGCACCGATGGGGCCGCGACCGGGCAGCTCGAACTTCTGGCCGTAGTTCTCGCAGACGAAACCGCGGGCCGGGCCTTCAAGCACTTCGACCCGGTAGACGAGGCCGCGCGGGACGATGGCGATCTCCTGTGGTGCCAGGTCGATCACGCCGAGCTCGGTGGCAAAGCGCAGCCTGCCCTCCTGGGGAACCACCAGCAACTCGCTGTCCGCTGAGTAAAAATAGGCGTCTTCCATGGAGGCGGTGACGAGGTAGATGTGGCTCGCCATGCCCACTTGAGTGTTCACGTCGCCCGCCGTGGTCATGGTGCGCATGCCGGTGAGCCAGGTGAGGGGCTCGTCGGAATGGGGCACCGGATCCCAGCGGTACTGACCCAGCGAGGTGACGTTGTCGACCACGTTGGGGGAGGACACCCAGTAGGGCAGGTCGATCCGCTCGTAGCGGTGCGAGTGCTTCACCGAGGGCCGGATCCGATAGGTCCAGGTGCGCTCGGGCGGGTCGGCGGTGAAGGCGGTGCCGGAGAGCTGCTCGCCGTAGAGGCCGTAGTTGCACTTTTGCGGCGAGTTCATGCCCTGGGGCAGGGCACCGGGCAGGGCCTCGGTCTCGAAGTCGTTGCCGAAGCCGGGCATGTAGCCGGGCGTGGTGCCGATGTGGCTCGGGGCCTGGGTCAGGCCGGCGGGCTTGGATTGGTCGTTCATGGCGCGTCCTCCTGTTGCGGCGGTGATAATAGTTGAAAATGTAACTAACAAGAGGCATCACGGGAGAATGAGCTTTGATCTGACAGACTTCCTGCCCTATCTCCTCAACCAGGCCGCAGAAGCCGCGAGCCTTGATTTTCAGCGGGAATACAAGGCCCGCTACGGGATGCTGCGCACCGAATGGCGGGTGCTGTTTCATCTCGGGCGCTACGGCGACATGAGCGCGCGCGACATCGTGGAGCGGGCGATGATCCACAAGACCAAGGTGAGTCGGGCGGTGGCGGCGCTCGAGGAGCGGCGGTTTCTGGTGCGCTCGGAGGTGGAGGAGGACCGGCGGCGGGAGGTGCTCTCGATCACGCCGGCGGGGCGCGAGGCCTTCGGGGAACTCACGGCGCTGGCGGAGGCGCATGATGCGGCGCTCCTGCGCGGCGTCTCGGAGGCCGATGCGGCCGTGGTGCGGCGGGTGCTGCGGCAGATCGCCGGGCTCTAGCGAGACCCGGCTTGCGCATGGGGCGCGGCCAGCTCCCGATGGGCCGCGGCATAGGCTTGCAGCCTCTCGGCCACGTCCGGCGCGGGCGGGGCGGAGCGGCGGGTGGCGAGGTCGATGTGCAGCAGCAGTTGGGTGCAGGTGGCGGAGAGGGTCTCTCCGACCCACATTTCGTGGTGCATCCTGAGTTTCTTGCCCTCCGCCAGCAGGATCGTGGTGCGCACCTCGCAGGTCTCGCCCGCCTGGGTCTCGGCAAGGTAGCGGATGTGGTTGTCGACGGTGAACCAGGTGGCGCCCTGGGTGCCGGGGCTCTCGGGCCCCATGCCGATGGCCACCAGGATGGTATCGCCCGCATCCGACCAGAGCTGGCCATAGCGGCTTTCGTTCATGTGGCCGTTGTAGTCGGTCCAGTCCACGGGGATGGTGCGGCGCAGGGTGACCAGCGGCGCCGGGCCGGGCGGCGGCGGCGGGGGCGTGAGGGATTGTTCATGCGCGTTCAGCAGCTTGCCGGCACCGGCGTTGCGCTGCTTGAGGGCGCGGAGGAGGGCCACGAGGTTGTGGTCGCGCAGCGTGGTCAGAGCCTCGGTGGAGAGGTGGCCGGACTGGGCGTCTGACTGGGCGGCGATCTTTTGCACCAGAGCCGCGTCGAGGTCGGGCACATCGGTGAGGTGGCTCCAGGGCCATTTCAGCGCGGGGCCGAACTGGGCGAGAAACTGGGCAAAGCCGCCCTCGCCGCCGCCGAGGCGGTAGGTCTCGAAGAGGCCCATCTGGGCCCATCGCAGGCCAAAGCCCATGCGGATGGCCTCGTCGATCTGGCCGGTTGTCGCCACGCCGTCGTTGACCAGCCAGAGCGCCTCGCGCCAGACCGACTCGAGCAGCCGGTCGGCGATATGGCCGTCGATTTCGGCCGTGATCTCAAGCGGATACATGCCGATCCTGGTGAGGATCGCGGCGGCCTGGGCTGTCTCTGGCCCGACCAGTTCGACCAGCGGGAGCAGGTAGACCGGGTTGAACGGGTGGGCGACGATCACGCGCCCCGTGCCGCCGTTGAGCGCCGTGGGGGTAAAGCCGGAGGTGGAGGAGGCGAGCACCGCGTCGGGCGCGGCGTGCTCCAGCACCTCTCGCCAGATTTCGTGTTTGAGATCAAGGCGTTCCGGGGCGCTCTCCTGCACCCAGGCGGCCCCCCTTACGGCCTCTTCCAGCGTACCGAAACGCAACGACCCTTCGGGCGGCAGGGCCACCTCGGAGAGCATGGGCAGCACCCGGCGGGCGGCGGCGAGCGTGGCATCGAGCCGGGCCTCGGCTCCCGACGCAGGGTCATGAACCGCTACGTCCCACCCGGCGAGCAGGAAGCGGGCGGCCCAGCCGGCACCGATGACGCCGGTGCCGAGGATCGCGGCCTTCATCGGCACCGCACGCGCTCGACCATGTAGCCCTCGTCCCACCAGTAGAGACGGTCATCTCCGGTGAGCATGAGGAGAACGTTCTGTTCGTAGCTCTCGCCTTCGCCCGTGCAACTCATCGTCACCGACCATGCAGAGCCGGAAGGATGCGGCTCGGCGGAGATGATGTCACACCCGTTCTCGTAGCCCAGGAACTCGGTGTCGGCGAGATAGATCGGCGCCTCGGGCACCTCGCCTTGCGTGTTGGCGCACCAGGCCGGGTCGGCGGCCCAGTATCCGGCCCAGGGCGGGATCTCGGCGGCGGCGGGTGAGGCGAGGCAGGCGAGGGCGAGGGCAATGCGTTTCATCGAGAGTGTCCCTGAAATGGTTTACAAAGTTTCTAAGCGGGGGCGCGCTTGGTGAGGGCGAGCTTGTCGCGCATCTCCTGCGCCGTCATCACCCGCGCACCGAGGCTCTCGATGACCTGCACCGCACGCTCGACGAGCTGGGCGTTGGTGGCGAGTTGGCCGCGAGAGATCATCAGGTTGTCTTCCAGGCCCACGCGGGCATGGCCTCCGGCAAGGACGGCGGCGGCGACGTAGGGCATCTGGTCGCGGCCCAGAGAGAAGGCGGAGAAGGCCCAGCCCTCGGGGATACCGGCGACCATGGCATTGAAGGTGGTCAGGTCGTTGGGTGCGCCCCAGGGCACGCCCATGCAGAGCTGCACCAGCGCCGGGTCGGTGATGACGCCCTCGGAGACGAGCTGGCGGGCGAGCCAGAGGTGGCCGGTGTCGAAGGCCTCGATCTCGGGCTTGACGCCGAGGTCGGTCATCCGCCGGGCCATGGCGCGGAGCATGCCGGGCGTATTGGCCATGACATAGTCGTTTTCGGCAAAGTTCATGGTGCCGCAATCGAGGGTGCAGATCTCGGGCAGGCATTCGGCCACATGGGCGGTGCGCTCCTCGGCGGTGAGGAGGATGGACTCCTGGCTGATCGGCAGGGGCCGGTCAGGCGGGCCGAAGATGAGATCGCCGCCGAAGCCGCAGGTCAGGTTGATGACAAGGTCGGGCTCGAGGTCGCGGATGCGCTCGACGGTCTCGCGGAAGAGGGCTGTGGAGTGCGAGGGCACGCCGGTTTCGGGGTCGCGGACGTGGACATGGACGCAGGCGGCGCCGGCGAGGGCGGCATCACGGGCGGCCTCCGCGATCTGTTTCGGCGAGCGCGGAACGTGGGGGGAGCGGTCTTGCGTGCCACCCGCGCCGGTGAGGGCGCAGGTGATGAAGACCTCGCGGGACATGGTGAGCGGCATGGAGTCCTCCCTTTGCGCGGGAGGTTAGGGCCGATGCGGAGCCTGCGCAACGAATGTGCTCCCCCGCGGCAGCAGCGTGGCGGCCGCGGGGTGCGCCGTCAGGCGGGTGTTACTTGAGGCAGTCGGCGTAACCCGTTGCCAGCGCTTGCAGAAGCTCGGTGTACTGGTTCGGGCCCGGGGTGAGGTCTCGGCCGAGGGGATCGAGGAAGTGGGCCTTGAGGTCGGTGCCTTCGGTGAGCGTGCGGACCGTGGCTTCGGCGGTGTCGGGCTCGGTGATGAGGCAGGTGATGCCCTCTTCGGCGGCATGTCGGACCTCCTCCATCGCGCGGGGGCCGGTGACGCCGCCGTCGATGCCGGTCAGCGCGTGAGCGGGGGCGATGTGGAAGCGGGCCTCGAAATAGGCGAAGGCGCGGTGGGTGGAGAGATATTCGCGGCCCTCGACCGGCTCCAGTGTGGCTTCGATCTCGCCGATGAGCGTGTCGAGCTCGGCGCTCGCGGCTTCGGCATTGGCCTGGTAGGTCGCGGCGTTGTCGGGGTCGTGCTCGGCGAGTTCCTCGGCGATCAGCGCGAGCCATGTCCTGGCGTTGTCGGGCGAGAGCCAGACGTGCGGATCCTCGGGGCCGTGGTCGTGGCCCTCATGGCCTTCCTCGGCATGCTCTTCGTGCTCGTGCTCCTCGTGGCCTTCCTCGGCATGCTCTTCGTGGTCGTGGTCCTCGTGGCCCTCTTCGGCGTGCTCTTCGTGCTCGTGCTCCTCGTGGCCCTCTTCGGCATGCTCCGCGTGCTCATGCGCGTCATGGCCTTCTTCGCCCTCGTGCTTGTGCGGCTCGGCGGATGTCGAGTCGATCAGGAGGGTGCCGGGCTGCTCCATCAGGGCGATGACATGGGCGTTTTCGGCGAGGGTTTCGAAAGGCTTTTCGAGCGCGGGCGACATCGCCGGGCCGATCCAGAAGATCAGGTCGGCCTCCTGCGCGGCGGCGGCCTGGGAGGGGCGAAGCGAGAGGCCGTGGCCGGAGCCGCCCTGGTCGAGCAGGAGCGAGGGGGTGCCGACGCCCTCCATCACCTTGGCCACCAGCGAGTGCACCGGAGGAAGATCGGCGATGACTTTGGGTTCGGCGAGGGCGGGGGTGGCGGCGACGAGGGCCGCAAGGGAAGGAAGGATACGCATGACAGTCTCCGGTGTGAGTCGGAGAATGTGTATTTGTAATGATATAACATCGCAAGCCGTTAAGCGGCGATGCGCGGCGCGGCCATGTGAAGGTCGCGCCGCAAGTTCTTGAGATATCAGCCCTCCAGCACGACCAGCGCGTGGCGCTT encodes:
- a CDS encoding MBL fold metallo-hydrolase — translated: MAKAFASAGDMTEKTISFTEVGEGLYAFTAEGDPNSGVIIGDDSVMIVEAQATPRLANKVIDCVRSVTDKPISHVVLTHYHAVRVLGASAFGADQIIMSDKARSMVAERGQEDWDSEFDRFPRLFEGHESIPGLTWPTTTFSGRMSVFLGQRRVDLMQLGRAHTAGDIVIHVPDQNVMFTGDIVEYHSACYCGDGHFGDWGKTLDAIKAYDLDAIAPGRGDALIGREMVNAAIENTRDFVASTYAPAAKVAARGGTLKEAWDAVRAACDPKFADYAIYEHCLPFNVARAFDEAQGIDTPRIWTAERDKAMWAALQG
- the hmgA gene encoding homogentisate 1,2-dioxygenase, which codes for MNDQSKPAGLTQAPSHIGTTPGYMPGFGNDFETEALPGALPQGMNSPQKCNYGLYGEQLSGTAFTADPPERTWTYRIRPSVKHSHRYERIDLPYWVSSPNVVDNVTSLGQYRWDPVPHSDEPLTWLTGMRTMTTAGDVNTQVGMASHIYLVTASMEDAYFYSADSELLVVPQEGRLRFATELGVIDLAPQEIAIVPRGLVYRVEVLEGPARGFVCENYGQKFELPGRGPIGANCLANPRDFKAPVAAFEDREVPSTLTIKWCGQFHETKIAQSPLDVVAWHGNYAPYKYDLSTYCPVGAILFDHPDPSIFTVLTAPSGVPGTANIDFVLFRERWMVAENTFRPPWYHKNIMSELMGNIYGQYDAKPQGFVPGGMSLHNMMLPHGPDRDAFEGASNAELKPHKLDNTMSFMFETRFPQHLTAFAANEAPLQDNYIDCWETLEKKFDGTPGKK
- a CDS encoding 3-hydroxyacyl-CoA dehydrogenase NAD-binding domain-containing protein; the protein is MKAAILGTGVIGAGWAARFLLAGWDVAVHDPASGAEARLDATLAAARRVLPMLSEVALPPEGSLRFGTLEEAVRGAAWVQESAPERLDLKHEIWREVLEHAAPDAVLASSTSGFTPTALNGGTGRVIVAHPFNPVYLLPLVELVGPETAQAAAILTRIGMYPLEITAEIDGHIADRLLESVWREALWLVNDGVATTGQIDEAIRMGFGLRWAQMGLFETYRLGGGEGGFAQFLAQFGPALKWPWSHLTDVPDLDAALVQKIAAQSDAQSGHLSTEALTTLRDHNLVALLRALKQRNAGAGKLLNAHEQSLTPPPPPPGPAPLVTLRRTIPVDWTDYNGHMNESRYGQLWSDAGDTILVAIGMGPESPGTQGATWFTVDNHIRYLAETQAGETCEVRTTILLAEGKKLRMHHEMWVGETLSATCTQLLLHIDLATRRSAPPAPDVAERLQAYAAAHRELAAPHAQAGSR
- a CDS encoding FAD-dependent oxidoreductase, with translation MIQDRYPLAHRLYPYARHPDQDAATPVRHPVVIIGGGPIGLACALDLGLQGLPVVLLDDHEGVGQGSRAICFSKRSLEIADRYGFGEKALAKGVVWNLGKVFHEDRKVFEFNLLPEDGHKFPAFINLQQPYFEKFLVERIREANAQGAQIDLRGRNRIDGLTQHGTHVSLEITTPEGPYTLEAHYAVACDGAGSPTRKILGLDFEGRVFQDSFLIADITMAAPFPTERWFWFEPSHGAGASTLLHKQPDGEWRVDFQIGWDVDRKEELKEENVRRRLDAMLGADVDYEIVWTSIYTFQCRRMRKFRHDRVIFAGDSAHQVSPFGARGANSGIQDADNLCWKLGMVLRGEAPDALLDTYCEERRYGADENILNSTRSTDFITPKSPVSHMFRNAVLDLAEHHAFARPLVNSGRLSLPCTYDDGPLNGADALPGGPARTRPGAPCPDAPLPEGFLLNRLGGGFTLLCLNCAAPEGLPDGLATLAMPSEGPASALHQRYLGEAPAALYLIRPDQHVAARWAEADAATIAAALRHATAKE
- the fahA gene encoding fumarylacetoacetase → MPLMKSWVASANAENHPFPLNNLPYGVFSRGDDEPRCGVAIGDMILDMAAVEEAGLVTLADVPVFDVPFWNEVMELGPRAWGELRATLTELLSEGSAKAAAVQPFLVPMGEAELHMPFLVSEYTDFYAGRQHATNVGTMFRGAENALPPNWLHIPIGYNGRASTVVVSGTPVHRPNGQTKAPDAEMPGFGPCKRLDIELEMGAVVGTSSEMGQPVSVAQAEQMIFGYVLLNDWSARDIQAWEYQPLGPFQAKAFATTISPWIVTTAALEPFRTSTPAREKPLLPYLEEPRPGLFDIKLSAAIQPEGAARATTFSNTNYSEMYYSAAQQLAHHSTSGCAMNAGDLLGSGTISGADKSSYGSLLEVTWGGKEPLTLDTGETRTFIEDGDTLTLEGHAQGDGYRIGFGPCTGKILPAVKWP
- a CDS encoding DUF2783 domain-containing protein; this encodes MLNTAPNIPDPDGFYAELIAAHDGLTETQSAALNARLVLLLCNHVGDRAVLSAALEAARTALR
- a CDS encoding 3-keto-5-aminohexanoate cleavage protein, producing the protein MPLTMSREVFITCALTGAGGTQDRSPHVPRSPKQIAEAARDAALAGAACVHVHVRDPETGVPSHSTALFRETVERIRDLEPDLVINLTCGFGGDLIFGPPDRPLPISQESILLTAEERTAHVAECLPEICTLDCGTMNFAENDYVMANTPGMLRAMARRMTDLGVKPEIEAFDTGHLWLARQLVSEGVITDPALVQLCMGVPWGAPNDLTTFNAMVAGIPEGWAFSAFSLGRDQMPYVAAAVLAGGHARVGLEDNLMISRGQLATNAQLVERAVQVIESLGARVMTAQEMRDKLALTKRAPA
- a CDS encoding DUF2585 domain-containing protein, with translation MRRVHYGYWLALAITVVMAAVMLWWGREPICKCGYVKLWHGAVVSSENSQHITDWYTPSHIIHGLLFYGLLWLVAWKLPLGWRFAIATAIEAGWELLENTDRVIEHYRAVTISLDYYGDSVLNSVCDVAAMWLGFALARKLPVWASVVLALGFEAFTTWMIRDGLALNVLMLLWPLEAVKDWQGAL
- a CDS encoding zinc ABC transporter substrate-binding protein — translated: MRILPSLAALVAATPALAEPKVIADLPPVHSLVAKVMEGVGTPSLLLDQGGSGHGLSLRPSQAAAAQEADLIFWIGPAMSPALEKPFETLAENAHVIALMEQPGTLLIDSTSAEPHKHEGEEGHDAHEHAEHAEEGHEEHEHEEHAEEGHEDHDHEEHAEEGHEEHEHEEHAEEGHEGHDHGPEDPHVWLSPDNARTWLALIAEELAEHDPDNAATYQANAEAASAELDTLIGEIEATLEPVEGREYLSTHRAFAYFEARFHIAPAHALTGIDGGVTGPRAMEEVRHAAEEGITCLITEPDTAEATVRTLTEGTDLKAHFLDPLGRDLTPGPNQYTELLQALATGYADCLK
- a CDS encoding MarR family winged helix-turn-helix transcriptional regulator, giving the protein MSFDLTDFLPYLLNQAAEAASLDFQREYKARYGMLRTEWRVLFHLGRYGDMSARDIVERAMIHKTKVSRAVAALEERRFLVRSEVEEDRRREVLSITPAGREAFGELTALAEAHDAALLRGVSEADAAVVRRVLRQIAGL